In one window of Mytilus trossulus isolate FHL-02 chromosome 7, PNRI_Mtr1.1.1.hap1, whole genome shotgun sequence DNA:
- the LOC134725503 gene encoding uncharacterized protein LOC134725503 has product MDLSVIKNGNEENGSEKNPAEKIVETNTLGKRRNSTSPSLTDEPVIKKIKTDCDEPENEEENEPKNEKEDKSKNEEENDDENIPQPMKKRKEAANFPKLYRLLHENEDITKGLTAKSPGAEQDVATHVATGSKKGRTSQYISTCASLNKAESLRNLKLNSGYKWGMKHIAEIDVGMLPDDVEIIDLRTRMLRRKYEISDKEINENFHKFAESHQEVLLKGTVPASCLKLHEFTGVVPDSDNSCSDSDGCGFDYDSYNSNPDSDADWF; this is encoded by the exons ATGGACCTAAGTGTTATAAAAAACGGAAATGAAGAAAACGGATCTGAGAAGAACCCAGCAGAG aaaattgtagAGACGAATACATTAGGAAAGCGTAGAAACTCTACCTCACCATCACTGACAGATGAACCAGTCattaagaaaatcaaaacagaCTGTGATGAACCTGAAAATGAGGAAGAGAATGAACCTAAAAATGAGAAAGAGgataaatctaaaaatgaggaagAGAATGACGATGAAAACATACCACAAcctatgaaaaaaagaaaagaagcg GCAAATTTTCCGAAGTTGTACCGATTACTTCATGAGAATGAAGATATAACTAAGGGATTAACAGCAAAATCACCAGGCGCGGAACAAGATGTGGCTACCCATGTTGCAACTGGAAGCAAAAAAGGTCGTACCTCTCAGTATATTTCAACATGTGCGTCACTTAACAAAGCAGAATCGTTAAGGAATTTGAAACTGAACAGTGGATATAAATGGGGTATGAAGCACATTGCAGAAATCGACGTTGGTATGTTACCAGATGATGTAGAAATAATTGATTTGCGAACACGGATGTTGAGAAGAAAATACGAAATATCTGAcaaagagataaatgaaaattttcacaaatttgCAGAAAGTCACCAGGAAGTTTTACTAAAAGGTACAGTACCAGCATCATGTTTAAAATTACATGAATTCACCGGAGTTGTTCCAGACTCAGACAACAGTTGTAGTGATTCTGATGGTTGTGGGTTTGACTATGATTCATACAATTCAAATCCAGATTCAGATGCAGATTGGTTCTAA
- the LOC134725501 gene encoding uncharacterized protein LOC134725501: MDLNNVKNGSEDNGTQKTQAETIADTSKLGKRRNSTSPSLTDEPVTKKIKTDCDTPENEEENDEENTPLPVETSPSLTDEQDIKKIKTDCDEPENEEENDDENITQPMKKRVEAEEFPKLYRLLHENEDITKGLSAKSPGAKKDVATHVATGSKRGCSSQYISTCASLYKAESFRNLKLNSGYKWGMKHIAEIDVGSLPENVKIIDLRTNKLRKDHEKNDKEVNEKFHKFADSHQ; this comes from the exons ATGGAcctaaataatgtaaaaaatggaTCTGAAGATAATGGAACACAGAAGACACAAGCTGAG ACAATTGCAGATACGTCTAAATTAGGAAAGCGTAGAAATTCCACCTCACCATCACTGACAGATGAACCAGTCACgaagaaaatcaaaactgacTGTGATACACCGGAAAATGAAGAAGAGAACGACGAAGAAAATACACCACTACCTGTAGAAACCTCACCATCACTGACAGATGAACAAGACATtaagaaaatcaaaacggaCTGTGATGAACCTGAAAATGAGGAAGAAAACGACGATGAAAACATAACCCAACCTATGAAAAAAAGAGTAGAAGCG GAAGAGTTTCCGAAGTTGTACCGATTGCTTCATGAGAATGAAGATATAACTAAAGGATTATCAGCAAAATCACCAGGCGCGAAAAAAGATGTGGCTACTCATGTTGCAACCGGAAGCAAAAGAGGTTGTTCTTCTCAGTATATTTCAACATGTGCGTCTCTTTACAAAGCAGAATCGTTTAGGAATTTGAAACTTAACAGTGGATATAAATGGGGTATGAAGCATATTGCTGAAATCGACGTTGGTAGTTTAccagaaaatgtaaaaataattgatttgagAACAAATAAATTGAGGAAAGACCACGAGAAGAACGACAAGGAGGtaaatgaaaaatttcacaaatttgcAGATAGTCATCAGTAA
- the LOC134726588 gene encoding uncharacterized protein LOC134726588, with translation MDICKLSNPTKICNSNTKTIDMERLIEKFASLYRLLREDEDITQGLSAKSPDKKEKVAIHVATGSTREYSSQYISTCSSLNKAESLRSLKLNSGHRWGMKDIAKIDVGSLPVDVSIIDLRTNKLRKDHETNDKDVNERFNKFAESHQEVLLIGTVPAACLKLIKFTGVVPDSDNRWCDPDEISSDDSMYSGSDSDW, from the exons ATGGATATTTGTAAACTTAGTAATCCTACTAAAATATGTAATTCTAACACAAAAACTATTGATATGGAAAGATTGATT GAAAAGTTTGCAAGCTTGTACCGATTACTTCGTGAGGATGAAGATATAACTCAGGGATTATCAGCAAAATCACCagataaaaaggaaaaagttgCTATCCATGTTGCAACTGGAAGTACAAGAGAGTATTCTTCTCAGtacatttcaacatgttcatCCCTTAACAAAGCAGAATCGTTAAGGAGTTTAAAACTGAACAGTGGACATAGATGGGGTATGAAGGACATTGCTAAAATCGACGTTGGAAGCTTACCGGTAGACGTATCAATAATTGATTTGAGAACAAATAAATTGAGGAAAGACCACGAGACAAATGACAAAGATGTTAATGAAAGATTTAATAAATTTGCAGAAAGTCATCAGGAAGTTTTACTGATAGGTACGGTACCAGCCgcatgtttaaaattaataaaattcacCGGAGTTGTTCCAGACTCGGACAACAGATGGTGTGATCCTGATGAAATATCTTCAGATGATTCGATGTATAGTGGGTCGGATTCAGACTGGTAA